The Candidatus Bathyarchaeota archaeon region GACTGTACGTAAAGGAGCTAGTCACTGGGGATAATGGGCGAACAAGACCCAGTGTTTCAGAGATCATTGGCGCAAGGGCAGAACCTATAGATCTTGATGTAATGGAGGTTTCGTACGAGGGATAAAAGGAATGTCTAAGGGGTATCGAAATAAAACCCGGGCATTACTAAGGAAAAAAGTTAGGGAACATGGAAAATTAGGTCTAAGCAGGCTTCTTCACACATATAACCCAGGCGATAAGGTTGTAATAAAGATTGATCCTAGCGTCCACAAAGGCATGCCGCATCGCCGATACCATGGCAAGATAGGTGTGATAGTAGGTAAAAGAGGAAGATCTTACGAGGTAACAGTTACGCAAGGAGACGAAATCAAAGAGGTTATTGTCAGACCTGAACACCTGCAGCCGCATCGTGAGGGGTAAATATGGCGAGGAGATTGATAAAGACTCAGCCAATTTCTATCCCACAAGTGAAAAAAATACTCCAATCCATCGGTGAGGAGAATTTAGATCAGTTTCAGCGCAGATCACTTGACTATGCCATAAAATTCTCCAAAATAGATGCAGCCTCAGCAGAGAGCTTACTAGAAGAATTGAAGAAAGAAGCGTTGATGGAAGAAGAAGAGGCTATTCAAATAATCAATTGTATGCCGAAAAGTATAGAAGAGTTAAGGGTTTTTTTGGCTGGCGGCAGAAAGATAATTGAAACATCCAAATTGGAGCTAATCTTAAATCTTTTAGACAAGTACAGAAGCAAAGGTGAAGATCAAAGTTAATGGAAGAAAAATATTATTAACATTTTTGTCATTAAATGTAGATATTAATCCTCTTGGGATGACAAATAATGACACATCTAATATTTCTGAAGGAGACATCAAACTCCAAAACATTTACTAATGGGTGTTTGTCCATAAGATTTTTTAGATTAGCCTCACATTATTCGGCTAAAAAGGAAAAGACGCATACAATCTGATTTTTGGTT contains the following coding sequences:
- a CDS encoding 50S ribosomal protein L21e, which encodes MKGMSKGYRNKTRALLRKKVREHGKLGLSRLLHTYNPGDKVVIKIDPSVHKGMPHRRYHGKIGVIVGKRGRSYEVTVTQGDEIKEVIVRPEHLQPHREG
- a CDS encoding RNA polymerase Rpb4 family protein, encoding MARRLIKTQPISIPQVKKILQSIGEENLDQFQRRSLDYAIKFSKIDAASAESLLEELKKEALMEEEEAIQIINCMPKSIEELRVFLAGGRKIIETSKLELILNLLDKYRSKGEDQS